In one Echinicola marina genomic region, the following are encoded:
- a CDS encoding Crp/Fnr family transcriptional regulator, with the protein MGKVLKTELLKEAFDHLIKLRPEIYRNLRPYLQVSTFQKGEIIRELNEPEQSAHFIYTGTAALLFPAKKGRDYRVKIFMEGTVAADLNAYFDQSDSPFYLRALSYVSCFSLKKEAEIALLNEMPEISRLSTLINRELLEETYKYLKSFQLPIDEGFPFFWEQYKEERAFLSKKDLAFIFNTSSATITKLINQLP; encoded by the coding sequence ATGGGGAAGGTATTGAAGACCGAATTGCTGAAAGAAGCTTTTGACCATTTGATAAAATTACGTCCTGAGATATACAGAAACCTGAGGCCCTATCTTCAGGTCAGCACCTTTCAAAAAGGAGAAATCATTCGTGAGCTGAATGAACCAGAACAATCCGCTCATTTTATTTATACCGGTACAGCTGCCCTGCTTTTTCCAGCCAAGAAAGGACGCGACTACCGAGTAAAGATTTTCATGGAAGGTACTGTGGCCGCTGATCTAAATGCCTATTTTGACCAATCCGATTCTCCTTTCTACCTAAGGGCACTGAGTTACGTTTCTTGCTTTTCATTGAAAAAAGAAGCAGAAATCGCACTTCTAAATGAAATGCCCGAAATCAGCCGCTTAAGTACCTTGATCAACAGGGAATTATTGGAAGAGACCTACAAATACCTAAAATCCTTTCAGCTTCCCATCGATGAGGGCTTCCCTTTTTTCTGGGAACAATACAAAGAAGAGAGGGCCTTTCTCTCCAAAAAAGACCTGGCTTTTATATTCAATACTTCCTCAGCCACTATCACCAAGTTGATCAATCAGCTTCCATAA